One Chryseobacterium wanjuense genomic region harbors:
- a CDS encoding LLM class flavin-dependent oxidoreductase, translating to MKNFEISVLDLAPVKQDKTIHDTFQDSLSLANHTENLNYKRFWLAEHHNMESIASSATSVLIGFIANGTKKIRVGSGGIMLPNHSSLVIAEQFGTLESLFPGRIDLGLGRAPGTDGLTAQALGRNPAIINEQFPRQILELQKYFSKENRDALVRAIPGEGLDIPMYILGSSTDSAWLAAELGLPYAFAGHFAPEQMEMAFSIYREHFEPSKHLDKPYIIACVNGVAAETTEEAHRISTTLFQAFINIVRNDRKPFAPPVDDMDDIWSPMEKSMVLQKLRYTFIGNQSEIEEKLKNFQEKFNVDELMINSHIYDHQKRLESYEIIRKAKDSLFN from the coding sequence ATGAAAAATTTTGAAATATCGGTGCTGGATCTTGCTCCCGTAAAACAGGATAAGACCATTCACGATACTTTTCAGGACAGTTTATCTTTAGCAAACCATACTGAAAATTTAAATTATAAAAGATTCTGGCTCGCTGAACATCACAATATGGAAAGCATTGCCAGTTCTGCAACTTCGGTTCTGATTGGTTTCATTGCCAACGGGACAAAAAAAATCAGAGTAGGATCGGGAGGAATTATGCTTCCGAATCACAGCTCATTAGTCATTGCAGAACAATTTGGGACTTTAGAATCACTTTTTCCCGGAAGAATCGATCTCGGTTTGGGAAGAGCTCCCGGAACCGATGGATTAACGGCGCAAGCGTTGGGACGAAATCCTGCCATTATCAACGAACAATTTCCACGACAAATCTTAGAATTGCAAAAATATTTCTCCAAAGAGAATCGTGACGCATTAGTTCGTGCCATTCCAGGGGAAGGATTGGATATTCCGATGTATATTTTGGGTTCGAGTACAGACAGTGCCTGGTTGGCAGCTGAATTGGGACTTCCATACGCTTTTGCCGGGCATTTTGCTCCGGAACAGATGGAAATGGCTTTCAGTATTTACAGAGAGCATTTCGAGCCTTCAAAACATTTGGATAAACCTTACATTATTGCCTGTGTAAACGGGGTAGCGGCTGAAACCACCGAAGAGGCACACAGAATTTCGACAACTTTATTTCAGGCATTCATTAATATTGTGAGAAACGACAGAAAACCTTTTGCTCCGCCGGTTGATGATATGGATGACATCTGGTCACCTATGGAAAAATCAATGGTTTTGCAGAAATTGAGATATACTTTTATAGGAAATCAATCTGAAATTGAAGAAAAGCTGAAAAATTTTCAGGAGAAATTCAATGTAGACGAATTAATGATTAATTCTCACATTTACGACCATCAGAAAAGATTGGAATCGTATGAAATTATCAGAAAGGCAAAAGATTCATTATTTAATTAA
- the ribB gene encoding 3,4-dihydroxy-2-butanone-4-phosphate synthase, with protein MSDIKLNTIPEAIEDLKNGKIIIVVDDEDRENEGDFLCAAELTTPEIINFMALHGRGLICMPLPEKRCDELGLEIMVSRSSDPKETAFTVSVDLLGNGTSTGISAADRAKTILALMDEKSKPTDFMRPGHIFPLRAKKGGVLKRAGHTEAAIDLTSLAGLKEGGVICEIMNEDGTMSRLPELYAFAQKHDMKIVSIEDLIHYQLKKGNLIERIEERKVKTAYGEFDFFAFRETSNEQIHFALTKGTWTVDEPVLVRVQSSDSYFDVLTRLNNGEKPLLEKVTNMVNEAGKGAVIFINNVSNSENTLRKLQQFLNYQEGQEQHPTLAYNYRDYGIGTQILKNLGINKFKVITQNPNIKPHVGGYDVEVTEMVQL; from the coding sequence ATGTCTGATATTAAATTAAATACTATTCCAGAGGCTATCGAAGACCTTAAAAATGGTAAAATAATCATAGTAGTAGATGATGAAGACAGAGAAAATGAAGGTGATTTTCTTTGTGCTGCAGAGCTGACAACACCGGAAATCATCAACTTCATGGCATTGCACGGAAGAGGATTGATCTGCATGCCGCTTCCTGAAAAAAGATGTGATGAGCTGGGATTGGAGATCATGGTAAGCAGAAGCAGCGACCCGAAAGAAACGGCTTTCACCGTATCGGTTGATCTTCTTGGAAACGGAACTTCTACCGGAATTTCTGCTGCAGACAGAGCAAAAACGATCTTAGCCTTGATGGATGAAAAATCGAAGCCGACAGATTTCATGAGACCGGGGCATATTTTCCCGCTTCGTGCAAAAAAAGGCGGAGTACTGAAAAGAGCTGGACACACGGAAGCTGCGATCGACCTTACTAGTCTTGCAGGGTTGAAAGAAGGTGGAGTAATTTGTGAAATTATGAACGAGGACGGAACAATGTCAAGACTTCCGGAATTGTATGCTTTTGCCCAGAAGCATGATATGAAAATCGTTTCCATCGAAGATTTGATTCATTATCAGCTTAAAAAAGGAAATCTTATCGAAAGAATTGAAGAAAGAAAAGTGAAAACAGCTTACGGAGAATTTGATTTCTTCGCTTTCAGAGAGACTTCAAATGAGCAGATCCATTTTGCTTTAACGAAAGGAACATGGACTGTCGATGAACCTGTTTTGGTAAGAGTACAGTCTTCTGATTCTTATTTTGATGTATTGACAAGGCTGAATAATGGTGAAAAACCTTTACTGGAAAAAGTAACCAATATGGTAAATGAAGCTGGAAAAGGAGCTGTTATTTTTATTAATAATGTTTCAAATTCTGAAAATACATTAAGAAAATTACAACAATTCCTTAATTATCAGGAAGGTCAGGAACAGCACCCGACATTAGCATACAACTACAGAGATTATGGGATCGGAACTCAGATTTTAAAGAATCTTGGAATTAATAAGTTTAAAGTAATCACTCAAAATCCAAATATCAAACCTCATGTTGGGGGATATGATGTTGAGGTAACGGAGATGGTTCAACTATAA
- the fmt gene encoding methionyl-tRNA formyltransferase, giving the protein MKSLKVVFLGTPEFAKTSLEAIHNSHHEVVGVVTVADKASGRGQKINQSPVKVFATENNIPVFQPEKLRNPEFLEELKKLDADVFVVVAFRMMPKVLFEMPKLGTFNLHASLLPDYRGAAPINYAVINGEEKTGATTFFINEKIDEGNILLQEELEILPDENAGSLHDRLMEMGSKLVVKTLDGLAENSIVEKPQPHVEHPKNAYKIFKEDTRIDWTKSSKEVHQFILGMSPYPAAFTTLRIGEEEKGLKVFGGKFEISNHGKTVGSLEISKNDFKIYTKDGVYYPLELQLEGKKRMNIKDFLNGFRNFEEIKMA; this is encoded by the coding sequence ATGAAATCATTGAAAGTCGTTTTTTTAGGCACTCCGGAGTTTGCAAAGACTTCGTTGGAAGCCATTCACAATTCTCATCATGAAGTGGTAGGCGTGGTAACCGTTGCCGATAAAGCAAGCGGACGCGGACAAAAAATCAACCAATCTCCGGTAAAGGTTTTTGCTACCGAAAACAATATTCCTGTTTTTCAGCCTGAAAAATTGAGAAATCCAGAATTTTTAGAAGAACTGAAAAAATTGGATGCTGATGTTTTTGTAGTGGTTGCTTTCAGAATGATGCCTAAAGTTCTTTTTGAAATGCCCAAACTGGGAACTTTCAACCTTCACGCTTCCCTTCTTCCCGACTACAGAGGTGCTGCTCCGATTAATTATGCCGTGATTAACGGTGAAGAAAAAACGGGTGCCACCACTTTCTTTATCAATGAAAAAATCGATGAAGGAAATATTTTGCTTCAGGAAGAACTGGAAATTTTACCGGATGAAAACGCAGGAAGCCTTCACGACAGGTTAATGGAAATGGGTTCTAAACTTGTGGTAAAAACACTGGATGGACTGGCGGAAAACTCGATCGTTGAAAAACCTCAGCCTCACGTAGAACATCCTAAAAATGCCTATAAAATTTTTAAAGAAGACACAAGAATCGACTGGACAAAAAGTTCGAAAGAAGTTCACCAGTTTATTTTGGGAATGTCGCCATATCCGGCTGCATTCACTACTTTAAGAATCGGGGAAGAAGAAAAAGGATTAAAAGTTTTCGGTGGAAAATTTGAAATTTCAAACCACGGAAAAACTGTAGGAAGCTTAGAAATTTCAAAAAATGATTTTAAGATCTATACTAAAGACGGCGTTTATTATCCTTTAGAACTCCAACTCGAAGGTAAGAAAAGAATGAATATCAAAGATTTTCTGAACGGATTCAGAAATTTCGAAGAAATAAAAATGGCTTAA
- a CDS encoding RecQ family ATP-dependent DNA helicase, producing the protein MISQQDFQELKFKTLKYFWGYDSFRDSQETIIDSVINEKDNLVLLPTGAGKSLCYQLPALLKEGTCLIISPLLALMKDQVNQLKSRGIEAEYLSSELDEYDAETIYGRCKEGLTKMLYISPERLTNKQFLQNIEEIQISFIAVDEAHCISEWGQDFRPSYQNIKDFRRNNPKIPCLALTATATPKVLEEIKIKLELKNPTVFQKSFKRENIRIFTEEVSDKFQRILDILKYTNEAGIVYVRTRKEAELLTEFLHKHQLKHVDFFHAGLTTKEKNAKQTIWNNSNSNVLISTNAFGMGIDKDNVRFVIHYSPSPSIENYYQEIGRSGRDGKDSFAFMLWDKQELSNFDQILKNQIPNKAEFLKIITYLYSIFQVAEFELPEKVFQLNANGIQNFTKLSAAKIKNVLNFLHNQEIIFFNDHKSLSSLQLLMQADEIDQLPQKDAYFLELMLRTVSGITTHKVMFSEQQVSNKIGVSLHLIKERLKELQQKGYVEYVDGALSSIKFLKPRDERVNNSLYWKLFEHIQKNKIQKWEEMKFYIEDNQFCKMKLILAYFGEKNSKNCGKCSVCEKNKQSIFGKNISNQIVNLLAKKPSTIEELSIQLSYHSKENILENLIFLLDSGKVKMLNFRTYMLA; encoded by the coding sequence ATGATTTCTCAGCAAGATTTTCAAGAGTTAAAATTTAAGACCCTAAAATATTTTTGGGGCTACGACAGTTTCCGGGATTCTCAGGAAACCATTATCGATTCTGTAATTAATGAAAAAGACAATCTTGTACTTCTTCCTACTGGTGCGGGAAAATCTCTTTGCTATCAACTTCCGGCTCTTTTAAAAGAAGGAACTTGTTTAATTATTTCTCCCCTTTTGGCCTTGATGAAAGACCAGGTAAATCAATTAAAATCAAGAGGAATTGAAGCTGAATATTTATCTTCCGAATTGGATGAATACGATGCCGAAACCATCTATGGCCGCTGCAAAGAAGGTTTAACAAAAATGCTTTACATTTCCCCTGAAAGATTGACCAACAAACAGTTTCTTCAGAATATTGAAGAAATTCAGATATCATTCATAGCGGTAGATGAGGCGCATTGTATTTCAGAATGGGGGCAGGATTTCAGACCAAGTTATCAAAACATCAAGGATTTCAGGAGAAATAATCCTAAAATCCCTTGTCTGGCCTTAACAGCTACAGCTACACCAAAAGTTTTAGAGGAAATAAAAATAAAACTTGAGCTTAAAAATCCGACAGTCTTTCAAAAGAGTTTTAAGAGAGAGAATATCAGAATTTTTACCGAGGAAGTTTCCGATAAATTTCAGAGAATTTTAGATATTTTAAAATATACCAATGAAGCAGGAATTGTCTATGTGAGAACCCGAAAAGAAGCCGAGCTCCTGACCGAGTTTTTGCATAAGCATCAATTAAAACATGTTGATTTTTTCCATGCAGGATTAACGACAAAAGAAAAAAACGCCAAACAAACCATCTGGAACAACAGCAACAGTAATGTTTTGATTTCCACCAATGCTTTCGGAATGGGGATTGACAAAGACAATGTGCGCTTCGTCATTCACTACTCTCCTTCTCCATCCATCGAAAATTATTACCAGGAAATAGGAAGATCCGGAAGGGACGGAAAAGACAGTTTTGCTTTTATGCTTTGGGACAAACAGGAACTTTCAAATTTTGATCAGATCCTGAAAAACCAGATTCCCAATAAGGCAGAATTTTTAAAAATCATTACCTACCTCTATTCCATTTTTCAGGTTGCTGAATTTGAACTGCCTGAAAAAGTTTTTCAGTTGAATGCAAACGGAATTCAGAATTTCACAAAATTATCAGCTGCAAAGATTAAAAATGTTCTAAACTTTCTTCATAACCAGGAAATTATATTTTTTAATGATCATAAAAGTCTGTCGTCGTTACAACTTCTGATGCAGGCTGATGAAATAGACCAGCTTCCACAGAAAGACGCTTATTTTCTTGAATTAATGCTTCGTACCGTGTCCGGGATTACCACTCATAAAGTAATGTTCAGCGAACAGCAGGTGAGTAATAAAATTGGGGTGAGTCTTCATTTGATCAAAGAAAGATTAAAAGAACTCCAGCAAAAAGGTTATGTGGAATATGTTGACGGCGCTTTATCGAGCATCAAGTTTCTGAAACCAAGAGATGAAAGAGTGAATAATTCTCTTTACTGGAAACTTTTTGAGCATATTCAAAAAAATAAAATCCAGAAATGGGAGGAAATGAAATTTTACATTGAAGATAATCAGTTTTGTAAAATGAAATTAATTCTGGCTTATTTCGGAGAAAAAAATTCTAAAAATTGCGGCAAATGTTCTGTCTGTGAAAAAAATAAACAGTCTATTTTTGGAAAGAATATTTCGAATCAGATAGTTAATTTACTAGCAAAAAAGCCATCCACTATAGAAGAGCTTTCTATCCAGCTGAGCTATCATTCGAAAGAAAATATTTTGGAAAATTTAATTTTCCTGCTGGATTCCGGGAAAGTGAAAATGTTGAATTTCAGGACGTATATGTTGGCTTAA
- a CDS encoding OmpA family protein, whose protein sequence is MKLSLAIVALALAVPTVGFAQDSTAVVSNGEYPNTFSSGSANVSPFTNKSKRFNDWAISIGAGVPLIQSADLTSIKNGNGKNLFGYSAYISIDKAITHAFGINLQYDRGETRQGWFNTKDAAPANASAYQQVAARTQYDAISLLGDINFSNLLRRVDNHSPYRWALHGYAGIGTIAYRAYQKDETGQKMVTELKPFQLGSMFAQAGAGVKFKVNRRLDIEGRLMYVVTGDDEFDGGGYKYSAINQREEQVSDNFFNATLGLSLKLGKHESHLMWHDPLQEIYYKLDVLANKNQDIEVCKKGDLDNDGVCDDWDRQLDTPAGARVDGAGVALDTDLDGVIDLYDKCVTVPGPVENQGCPTTPTPNNGNGPVVETETKLEGIEFDLNSDRILPSNTPILNNAVNYINSSSGSYNVIGATDTRASEAYNQKLSERRANNVKNYLIQNGVQSGKLNAIGRGEKDLKYPECEPATKCPEWKNRANRRVYFEAK, encoded by the coding sequence ATGAAATTAAGTTTAGCAATTGTTGCATTAGCATTAGCTGTTCCTACAGTAGGCTTTGCGCAAGACTCAACTGCAGTAGTTTCAAATGGAGAATATCCAAATACATTCTCTTCCGGCTCTGCGAATGTTTCCCCATTTACAAATAAATCTAAAAGATTCAATGATTGGGCTATTTCAATTGGTGCCGGTGTACCATTGATTCAATCTGCAGACTTAACATCTATAAAAAACGGTAACGGTAAAAACCTTTTTGGATATTCTGCATATATCAGTATTGATAAGGCTATTACTCATGCTTTTGGTATTAACTTACAATATGACAGAGGGGAAACCAGACAAGGATGGTTTAATACTAAAGATGCTGCACCTGCAAATGCTTCGGCATATCAGCAAGTAGCTGCAAGAACTCAATATGATGCAATCTCTTTATTAGGAGATATCAACTTCTCAAATTTATTAAGAAGAGTTGATAATCATTCTCCATACAGATGGGCATTACATGGGTATGCAGGTATTGGTACAATAGCTTACAGAGCTTATCAGAAAGATGAAACAGGTCAAAAAATGGTAACTGAATTGAAGCCATTCCAACTTGGTTCTATGTTTGCTCAGGCTGGTGCCGGTGTTAAATTCAAAGTTAACAGAAGACTTGACATCGAAGGTAGATTAATGTATGTAGTTACCGGAGATGATGAATTCGACGGTGGAGGTTACAAATACAGTGCTATCAATCAACGTGAAGAGCAGGTTTCTGACAACTTCTTCAATGCAACTTTAGGTCTTTCTTTAAAATTAGGAAAACACGAATCTCACTTAATGTGGCACGATCCACTTCAGGAAATCTACTACAAGCTTGATGTTTTGGCTAACAAAAATCAGGATATCGAAGTTTGTAAAAAAGGAGATCTTGATAATGACGGAGTTTGCGACGATTGGGATAGACAACTTGATACTCCTGCAGGTGCAAGAGTGGATGGTGCTGGTGTTGCTCTTGATACTGACCTTGATGGTGTAATCGACCTTTACGATAAGTGTGTAACTGTTCCTGGACCTGTAGAAAACCAAGGTTGTCCTACTACTCCGACTCCAAACAACGGAAACGGACCTGTAGTGGAAACAGAAACAAAACTGGAAGGAATCGAGTTTGATTTAAATTCAGACAGAATCTTACCTTCAAATACACCTATCCTAAACAACGCTGTTAATTACATCAACTCTTCAAGTGGTTCTTATAACGTAATCGGAGCTACAGATACAAGAGCTTCTGAAGCTTATAACCAAAAATTATCTGAAAGAAGAGCAAACAACGTTAAGAATTATTTAATTCAAAATGGTGTTCAGTCTGGTAAACTAAACGCAATCGGTAGAGGTGAAAAAGACCTTAAATATCCTGAGTGCGAACCTGCTACTAAGTGTCCAGAATGGAAAAACAGAGCAAACAGAAGAGTTTACTTCGAAGCTAAATAA
- a CDS encoding OmpA family protein has product MKLGLLLLATMPIAAYAQDSIAVSSTNEYPNTFSSGSANVQPFNNKARRFRDWSISVGGGAAFMVHSDLKSITDKKVNWGYNSYVSLDKQITHAVGISLIYQRGETTQKGQLEGAEGIAAGVAEAKTKYNQIALMGDVNFSNLMRRVDNHSPYRWALHGYAGLGLMNFNTSLHDNDQFRWSTSPARSPLFIKQKMDISSFYYQFGVGLKYNVSKLIDIEARTMYIISGDDEFDGGGWADPADYDPASKNAKYNMIDKRRSDNAWTVNLGVSFKLGKHLSHLAWHDPLEEAYYRANVLENKETDFVVCEKGDLDNDGVCDDWDRQLDTPAGARVDGAGVALDMDLDGVIDLYDKCVTVPGPVENNGCPTTPVAPATPDAVEVINKDFEGIEFELNSDKIRPQSFEKLNHAADVIKGLNTNDNFLVIGATDARGSSAYNLTLSQKRANAVVKYLTDKGVSSGMLTAEGRGKTDLKYPECDPATKCPEWKNEANRRVYFQAK; this is encoded by the coding sequence ATGAAATTAGGTTTATTATTATTGGCCACTATGCCTATTGCAGCTTATGCTCAGGACAGTATCGCTGTTAGTTCTACGAACGAATATCCGAATACTTTCTCTTCAGGTTCTGCCAATGTCCAACCTTTCAACAACAAGGCTAGAAGATTCCGCGACTGGTCTATTTCAGTCGGTGGTGGTGCCGCTTTCATGGTTCACTCAGACCTTAAGTCTATCACAGACAAAAAGGTTAATTGGGGATACAACTCTTATGTGAGCTTAGATAAGCAGATTACTCACGCAGTGGGAATCAGCCTTATTTACCAGAGAGGTGAAACAACACAGAAAGGTCAACTCGAGGGAGCAGAAGGTATTGCTGCCGGAGTTGCAGAAGCTAAAACCAAGTATAATCAAATTGCTTTAATGGGAGATGTTAACTTTTCAAATTTAATGAGAAGAGTTGATAATCATTCTCCATACAGATGGGCATTACACGGTTATGCAGGTCTTGGTTTGATGAACTTTAACACATCTTTACATGATAATGATCAGTTTAGATGGAGTACATCTCCTGCGAGATCGCCATTATTCATTAAGCAAAAAATGGATATCAGCTCGTTCTACTATCAATTCGGTGTTGGTTTGAAATATAATGTTTCAAAACTTATCGATATTGAAGCAAGAACAATGTACATCATCAGTGGTGATGACGAGTTCGACGGAGGCGGATGGGCAGACCCTGCAGATTACGATCCGGCTTCTAAGAATGCTAAATATAACATGATCGACAAGAGAAGATCTGATAATGCATGGACTGTGAATTTGGGTGTATCGTTCAAATTAGGAAAACACCTTTCTCACTTAGCATGGCATGATCCTTTGGAAGAAGCTTATTATAGAGCTAATGTTCTTGAAAATAAAGAAACAGATTTTGTAGTTTGTGAAAAAGGAGATCTTGATAATGACGGAGTTTGCGACGATTGGGACAGACAGCTTGACACTCCTGCAGGAGCAAGAGTTGACGGTGCCGGTGTAGCATTAGATATGGATCTTGATGGAGTTATCGACCTTTATGATAAATGTGTAACTGTTCCCGGTCCTGTAGAAAACAACGGATGTCCTACGACTCCTGTTGCTCCAGCTACTCCGGATGCAGTAGAAGTTATCAATAAAGATTTCGAAGGTATTGAATTCGAATTAAACAGCGATAAAATCAGACCTCAGTCGTTTGAAAAACTTAACCACGCTGCTGATGTTATCAAAGGTTTGAATACTAATGACAATTTCTTAGTAATCGGGGCAACTGACGCAAGAGGTTCAAGTGCTTATAACTTGACATTATCTCAAAAGAGAGCTAATGCGGTTGTAAAATATCTTACAGATAAAGGTGTATCTTCAGGAATGCTTACAGCAGAAGGAAGAGGTAAAACTGATCTGAAATATCCGGAATGTGACCCTGCAACAAAGTGTCCAGAATGGAAAAACGAAGCAAACAGAAGAGTTTACTTCCAAGCAAAATAA
- the folK gene encoding 2-amino-4-hydroxy-6-hydroxymethyldihydropteridine diphosphokinase has translation MSQHKVILLLGSNLGEQKKNIETALEKLKEGGIEILKISEFLTSEPVEFASSNIFCNIATIIFTHLSPIQLLDFVKSIEFEMGRINDSKATGGYTDRVIDIDIVKYNDLKFISERLEIPHKKHLFEREFSKVLLKNLSE, from the coding sequence ATGTCGCAACATAAGGTCATTTTGTTACTCGGAAGTAATTTAGGAGAACAAAAAAAAAATATAGAAACAGCTCTCGAAAAACTCAAAGAAGGGGGAATTGAAATATTAAAAATTAGTGAATTTTTGACATCCGAGCCTGTAGAATTTGCCAGTTCCAATATTTTTTGTAATATTGCAACAATAATATTTACACATCTTTCGCCGATTCAACTGCTTGATTTTGTTAAAAGTATTGAATTTGAGATGGGAAGAATTAACGATTCTAAAGCTACGGGAGGCTATACAGACCGCGTAATAGATATAGATATCGTTAAGTATAATGATTTGAAATTTATATCAGAAAGATTAGAAATCCCTCATAAAAAGCATCTTTTTGAAAGGGAATTTTCTAAAGTATTATTAAAAAATTTATCTGAATAA
- the sppA gene encoding signal peptide peptidase SppA, translated as MKSFFKNVLANIVAIVILCAVFFFFFIVMLVFSAMGNDKSVVVKKNSVLTINLKTNIIDSPTEEEGGLFNFNDKNKSVLIYDAIEAIHKAKNDDNIKGISIEADDLNAGITQIDDLRNAIDDFKKSGKFVYAYGNTVSQASYYLGSVADKYYLNPAGMIELKGLATEVAFFKDFADKYGIGIQVIRHGKFKSAVEPFLRNDISPENKEQLSTLLNDIWKNTSSRMATSRKIDTAQFRTVVDSLYGMIPELGLKYKLADKLIQKGEYDELIKSKLSLKQDDRLNKISLGKYIASYSDDEKSGEKVAVLYASGSINGGDNYNDIHSERYIKYIKDLQENDKVKAVVFRINSPGGSANASDEILFELQQLKKKKPLIVSFGDYAASGGYYIAMAADKIYSEPNTLTGSIGVFGVIPYFKDIANKNGIRADIVATNANSQYYSSLNGVTPYGVSLITKSVEGTYKRFVHFVTQNRKQTFDQIDNVGGGRVWSGTRAKQIGLVDELGTLNDAVKFAAQKAGLKSYEVASYPKRMTPFEQIFKDLNEDDISARVIKNKIGKANYEIFQQVVEERKLQSEVKMEMPYQIKIN; from the coding sequence ATGAAAAGTTTTTTTAAAAATGTACTGGCAAATATAGTGGCTATTGTCATATTATGTGCCGTGTTTTTCTTCTTTTTTATCGTAATGCTGGTGTTTAGTGCGATGGGGAATGACAAATCTGTAGTGGTGAAAAAAAATTCTGTACTTACAATTAATTTAAAAACAAATATAATAGACAGCCCTACGGAAGAGGAGGGTGGTTTATTTAATTTTAATGATAAGAACAAAAGCGTTTTGATTTACGATGCGATTGAAGCCATTCACAAAGCCAAAAACGATGATAATATTAAAGGAATAAGCATTGAAGCGGACGACCTTAATGCCGGAATTACCCAAATCGACGATCTTAGAAACGCAATCGATGATTTTAAGAAAAGCGGAAAATTTGTGTATGCTTATGGGAATACGGTTTCTCAGGCTTCTTATTATTTAGGCTCGGTTGCCGATAAATATTATCTGAATCCTGCCGGAATGATTGAGCTTAAAGGTCTTGCAACAGAAGTCGCTTTCTTCAAGGATTTCGCAGATAAATATGGTATCGGGATCCAGGTGATTCGTCACGGGAAATTCAAATCTGCAGTAGAACCGTTTTTAAGAAATGATATTTCTCCGGAAAACAAAGAGCAATTGAGCACACTTTTAAATGATATCTGGAAAAATACCTCTTCAAGAATGGCGACTTCCAGAAAAATTGATACAGCTCAGTTTAGAACTGTGGTTGACAGTTTGTATGGGATGATTCCTGAATTAGGATTAAAATACAAATTAGCAGATAAATTGATTCAGAAAGGAGAATATGATGAATTAATTAAATCAAAATTAAGCTTAAAACAAGATGATAGGTTAAATAAAATATCCCTGGGAAAATATATTGCATCTTATTCTGATGATGAAAAATCTGGAGAAAAAGTAGCTGTATTGTATGCTTCAGGATCTATCAACGGTGGGGATAATTATAATGATATCCATTCTGAAAGATATATTAAGTATATTAAAGATCTTCAGGAAAATGATAAAGTAAAAGCAGTGGTTTTCAGGATTAATTCTCCGGGAGGAAGCGCCAATGCATCAGATGAAATTTTATTTGAGCTTCAGCAATTGAAAAAGAAGAAACCACTTATTGTTTCTTTCGGAGATTATGCTGCGTCAGGTGGATATTACATTGCCATGGCTGCCGATAAAATCTATTCGGAACCGAACACACTTACGGGTTCTATCGGAGTTTTTGGAGTGATTCCTTACTTTAAAGATATCGCCAATAAAAATGGAATTCGTGCCGATATTGTTGCCACTAATGCCAATTCTCAGTATTATTCTTCATTAAATGGAGTTACCCCTTATGGAGTGAGTTTAATTACGAAAAGCGTAGAAGGTACCTATAAAAGATTTGTACATTTTGTGACTCAAAACAGAAAACAGACATTTGATCAGATCGATAATGTAGGCGGAGGAAGAGTATGGAGCGGTACGAGAGCTAAACAAATCGGACTTGTTGATGAATTGGGAACTCTAAATGATGCCGTAAAATTTGCCGCTCAAAAAGCAGGATTAAAATCTTACGAAGTGGCATCTTATCCAAAGAGAATGACGCCTTTCGAGCAGATATTCAAAGATCTTAATGAAGATGATATTTCTGCAAGAGTGATTAAAAATAAAATTGGAAAAGCCAATTATGAAATTTTCCAGCAGGTTGTGGAAGAAAGAAAACTACAGTCTGAAGTGAAAATGGAAATGCCTTATCAGATTAAAATCAACTAA
- a CDS encoding GlsB/YeaQ/YmgE family stress response membrane protein, with product MGILTWILFGLIAGAIAKMIMPGNQGGGWLITIILGILGAFIGGAIGVYVLHWGDVDSFWNFRSWILAIGGALILLWIYGMATKRSS from the coding sequence ATGGGAATTTTAACATGGATCTTATTTGGACTCATTGCCGGAGCAATCGCAAAAATGATTATGCCGGGAAATCAGGGAGGAGGATGGCTGATTACAATTATCCTTGGAATTTTAGGAGCCTTTATTGGAGGCGCAATCGGGGTTTACGTCCTTCACTGGGGTGATGTAGATTCTTTCTGGAATTTCAGAAGCTGGATTTTGGCAATCGGAGGCGCTTTAATTCTTCTCTGGATCTACGGAATGGCTACGAAGAGAAGCAGCTGA